GCTGCCTGGTGCTGAACGCCGCCGACTGGGGCGGCGCCGCCCGGGTGGCGGCGGCTGCGGGTTGGCGCCATGCCGGGCTGTGGGGCGACCCGGTGGGCGGGGAGATTGCGGTGCACGCCTGCCTGGCCCGCCGGGGCGAGTACCTGGTGCTGCGCACCCGGGTGCCTCTGGGCGAGCCGCAGCTGGCCTCCCACAGCCCCTGGTTTCCCGGGGTGGACCGCCTGGAGCGCCACGCGCACGACTTGCTCGGCCTGGTCTTTGCCGGCCATCCCGATCCGCGCCGCTGGACCCGTCATCAGGCCTGGGGGGAGAACGACTTTCCCCTGCGCCCGGATTTTCCCGCGGCCGGCCGGGCGCCCAAGCGGGCGCCCGCCGACAGCGATTATCCCTTCACCCCGGTGGCGGGCAGCGCGGTGTACGAAATTCCCGTGGGCCCGGTGCACGCCGGCATTATCGAGCCGGGCCATTTCCGTTTTCAGGCCGTGGGTGAGGAGGTGCTGTGCCTGGAAGAGCGCCTGGGCTATGTGCACAAGGGCATAGAGAAAATCGCCGTGGGCCGCGATGCCACCGGCCTGGCCCGGCTGGCGGGGCGGGTCTCCGGCGACAGCACCGTGGCCCATGCCTGGGCTGCCTGCATGGCCCTGGAACGGGCCGCCGGCGTGGTGCCGCCGCCGCGGGCCCAGGTTATCCGCGCCATCCTGGCCGAGCGGGAGCGCATCGCCAATCATCTGGGCGACATCGGCGCCATTTGCAACGACGTGGGTTTCGTCTTCGCCCACATGCAATGCGCCCGGCTGCGTGAAGCCTGGCAGCGTGGCAGCCAGGCTGTATTCGGCCACCGCCTGCTCATGGACCGCGTCGTGCCCGGCGGCGTATTTCGTGATCTGACCCACCAGTGCCGCCAGCTCCTGCTGGCCCAGTGCGAGGACCTGTCGGGGGAACTGGATGCGCTGCTGCCCCTGCTGGAGGACTATCCCGCCCTGGAAGACCGCCTGGTGGAGACCGGCACATTGTCTGCCGCCACGGCCCGGCGGCTGGGTTGCCTGGGCTATGTGGCCAAGGCCAGCGGCCAGGATCTGGACGCGCGCCGCGACCACGGCTACGCCCCCTACAACCGGTTGCGGGTGCCTTCCCCCTGCCTGCAGGAAGGCGATGTGGCGGCCCGCCTGCACATCCGCGCGGTGGAAATCCGTCACAGCCTGGAGCTGCTGCGGCAACTGCTCGTTGCGCCGCCCGGGGGGGAGGTGGCCTGCCCCTGGCCGGAGAGCGCCGGAGCCGGCGCGGGGTTGGGCATGGTGGAGGGCTGGCGCGGTGAGATCATCACTTATGTGCGCCTGGACGAGGGGGGGCGGGTGGCGCGTTTCTTTCCCCGCGACCCCAGCTGGTTCAACTGGCCGGCGCTGGAAGCGCTGTTCCCTGGCAACATCGTGCCCGACTTTCCGGTGTGCAATAAATCGGTGAACGGCTCGTATTCGGGACAGGACCTCTAAGGAACGGCCATGCTCAACATCCTCAAACACATCCGCCGCAGCGGCACGGTGACGGAAGCACCGCCGCGGGACAGCGAACTCGCCGCTCCAGGGGCTGAAATCAAGCGCCACATTGACCGGCGCTTTCAGGGCAGCCTGGCCATCCGCCAGGTGGACGCCGGTTCCTGCAACGCCTGTGAGCTGGAGATCCACGCCCTGAACAACCCCTACCACGACATCGAGCGCTTCGGCGTGCATTTCGTCGCTTCGCCCCGCCACGCCGACGCCCTGCTGGTGACCGGGCCGGTGTCGCGCCACATGGAAACGGCCCTGCGCCGCACCTGGATGGCCACCCCGGCGCCCAAGTTTGTCATTGCCGCCGGGGACTGCGCCTGCCACGGTGGCGAGTTCGGCGCCTGCTATGCCTGCCTGGGCGCGGTGGAGCAGGTCATTCCGGTGGACGTCAAAATCCCCGGCTGCCCTCCCAGCCCGCGCCAGTTGCTGCTCGGCATATTGGCCGCCCTCAGGGCGGGGTGAGCCCGGCCATGGCAGCCGTTGATACCGCCGCCGACGAGCGCTGGATGCGCCGCGCCCTCGAACTGGCCCGCCGTGCCCGGGATGAGGGGGAAGTGCCCGTGGGCGCCGTGGTGGTGCAAGACGGCGCTGTGCTGGCGGAAGGCTGGAACCGCCCCATCGCCACGCACGACCCCACCGCCCACGCCGAAGTGCTGGCCCTCAGGGCCGCGGCCGCGGCCCTGGGCAATTACCGCCTGCCCGGCGTCACCCTCTACGTTACCCTGGAGCCCTGCCCCATGTGCGCCGGCGCCCTGGTGCACGCGCGGGTGGAGCGGGTGGTGTTCGGCGCCCGGGACCCCAAAAGCGGGGCGGCAGGGGGCGTGTTTGATCTGCTGCAGGACGGGCGCCTGAACCACCGCCCGATGGTGCAAGGGGGCGTGCTGGCCGCCGCGTGCGGTGCCCTGCTCAAGGGCTTTTTCGCCGCCAGGCGGGGTGGGCGGAGGCTGTAGTCCGAAAGTCACCATGCGGAAATCTGACTGGCGTGAAACTGCATTCGTCTGGGTCTTCGTCATGACGCTTCGTTTTTTTTACTGCGCGCCGGTGCTTGTCGTTCCCCCCACAAACACTTATCCTATAGGCCACTTCCACCGGAGTACTGTGGAAGGCGCGCCCCCGGCGTTGCCTGCGCCATGTAGTGTGTGGGGTGTTAAACGCGCCGATCGGGCCCAGCAGGGATCGCTGGGCCTTGGTCGTTTAGGGCCGGTGCGGCAGGTGTTTCCGCCGCACCCCCTTTTCCATTCGCAATCGAAATTCCCGGAGAGGTACCGAAGCGGTCATACCGGCACCGACTCGAAATCGGTTGGGGGCTTTGCCGCCCCACGCGGGTTCGAATCCCGCCCTCTCCGCCACACTCACCTTGACGCGCTCTCCGGATCAGCGGCGTGAACCGGCTCCCGGAAAAACGCAGTGGCACCTATGTGCTGGTGATGCGCGGCGACGACCGCGCCGAACTCACCATCGGCCGCCTGGGCCGGATGACCTTGCTCCCGGGGTATTACCTCTACGTGGGCAGCGCCTTCGGGCCCGGCGGGGTGCAGGCCCGGGTGCGGCGCCATGCCCGGGTCAACAAGCCTCGGCGTTGGCATATTGATTATCTCCGCGCCGCAGCGGAGCTGTTGGAAGTGTGGTATGCCTGCGGGGAAACCCGGCGGGAGCGGGAGTGGGTGCGCCGGCTCAGCCGCTGGCCGGGGATCGCCGTGCCTCTGCGGGGCTTCGGCGCCAGCGATGATCCCGGTCACAGTCACTTGTTTTATCTGGAAAATCAGCCGTCGTTCGACGCAATTGGCCAAGCCTTGCCGGACGCCGGTGAGCCGCTGCTCCGCTGGCTCAATCCGCCGCCGGATGCACCAGGCCGGTCTGCACCCGCTTGAACCCGGTCCGCTCGCGCTCCGCCGGCCGCAGCCCCCTTGTTATCCGCAAAACCGCTCAATGGCCGCCGCCCGTCCCGCAGCGGGCCGGGGTGTTGTTTTGACGGGCGCCAGCACCCACCGAACGATATCGTTCAGCACGCGTTCGGCCTGCAAATCGCGGGTCAGCATGTGGTAGCCCCGGGGATAGAGCACGGCCTGCCAGTAGCCGTTGCCCGATGAGGTGAGATCGGTGAGCAGGCGGCAGGCGGGTTTTTTGGGGATGATCTCATCCCGTTCGCCATACAGAATGAGGGTGGGCAGGTGCAGCTTGGGCGCGGCGGCCAGGGCCCGGTCCATGAGGTTGGTAAGGCCCCACAGCACGTCGGCGCGGGTGGCTTTGATGACCAGGGGGTCCCGGCCCTGGGCACGCAGCATGTCGATGTTGTCGGAGGCAGTCACCTTCAAGCCCTTGCCGGTGAAGGTGCGGTGGGGGAAGGTGTGGGCCACCAGCCACAACAGATAACGCTGATAAAACGGCATGGTCTCGCGGGCCCAGACCGCCGGAGCTGTCAGGATCATGCCGTCCGCCGGCACGGTGGCCTGGCCATCCCCCTGGGCCGCCAGCAGCACCGCGGCGCCCATGCTCTCCCCCAAGAGATAAAGGGGCAGCCCGGGGTGGCGCCGGCGCAGCAGGCGGCTCAAGGTGCGCATATCGTCCACCAGCTTGTCCGTGCCGTGCCACAGGCCCCGGCCTTCGGTTGCGCCGAAGCCCCGCTGGTCGTAGGCGTACACCACGATACCCCGCCCGGCCAGGTAGGGTCCCACGGTGGCGTAGGCGTGGCGGTAATCATTGAGGCCGTGCAGGGCCAGCACCACCGCCCGGGGCGGGCCGGCCGGCCGCCACACGCTGTAGGGCAGGCGGTAGCCGTCCGCCATCACGGCATGGTGCGGTTCCAGATGAGGCGTGCCGGGCTGCCCCCCTGCCGGCGCCACCTGCGGCGTGGCGCAGCCGGCCAGGACGGTGGCCAGCAAGCCAGCGCCAAGCAAACCGGCAAAGCTTCTCATTTCCCCCTTGAAAAAGGAGAAAGCAGGGGGGATTGCGTCCAGCCGGGGCATGAGGGAAAAGTGCACTAAGATTCTTAAGTGTTGTGCTGGCTATTGTAGAACGTAATCCTCGTCCGGGCTGGCGTCACGCCGGCTGGGGGCGCCGGGAATGAACCCCCGTCTGTCCGTCTGGTTCATGCTGGCGGCCCTTACGGTGATGTGGGGCAGCGCCTTCATGTTTACCAAAATCGCTGTCGCGGCCCTCCCGCCGCAGCAAGTCGTGGCAGGCCGCCTGCTGGTGGCGGCCGCGGTGCTGGTGCTGTGGGTGACGCTCACCGGCCGCCGCTGGCCGCGGTCGAAAGCCGTGTGGGGGGCCTTGCTTTTGATCGCCGCCATCGGCACGGTCGTGCCCTTTTATCTCATCAGTTGGGGACAACAGCACATTGACAGTGCCGTGGCGGGCATGCTGATGGCGGTGATGCCCCTGGTGGTGATGGTGCTGGCCCATTTTTTCGTGCCCGGTGAACCGCTGCACCGCTACCGGCTGGCGGGGTTTGTGCTGGGCTTTGCCGGCATCGTGGTGCTCACCGGCCCGCCTGCGTTCAGCAGTGACGGCGACGGCTGGGCCTTTGTCGCCATGCTGGCCGTGCTGGCGGGGGCGGTGTGCTACGGTGTGTCCACCATTTTGTCCCGCTTGCGGCCGCGCTGCGCGGCCTTGGAATCCGCCGCCATCAGCGTCGGCCTGGCCGCGCTGTTCATGGCGCCGGTGGGCGGGGTGGGTTTCGTCGCCGGCATGGCGGCCCATCCTCCAGGGGCCCTGGCGGCCGTGGTGGTGCTGGGGGTGTTTGGCACGGCCCTGCCGCAAGTGATCTATTTTCGTCTGATTGCGGCGGCGGGGCCGAATTTTGTCTCCTACCTCAACTACCTCATCCCCCCCTGGGCGGTGCTCATGGGGGTGGTGTTTCTGGGCGAGGCGCTGGCGTGGCGCGACGGGGCGGCCCTGGCCTTGATCTTGGCGGGCGTGGGGCTGTCCCGGCGTCCGCCCTTTCCCGACCGGGGTCCGCCGGCGTAAAGTAGAGGCCCGGATCGCCATTCTCAAATTTCGCCGCCGCGTCTCGCAGGAGGACACCATGGATACCCCTAGCCCGTTGAGCCCGCGTTCCCGCCGGATTCTGGAGCAGTATTTCGCCCAACCCTGCGTCCCCGGAGACGGCAAGGCGCTGGGTTTTTATCAGATCGAGGGTTATCTGTTTTCCGTGGCCTCCGCTCCTGCGCTGGTGCCCCCCTCGCAGTGGCTGGCTCCCCTGTTTGGTGACCAGGGGCCGGAATTTGACAGCGAGGCCCAGGCGGAGGAGGTGGTGGGCGCCTTGTTGGCGCTGTACAACAGCCTGATCGGGCAGGTGCTGGCGGAGGAGGTCAGCCTGCCCGAGGCCTGCCGCCTTGGCGATGACGTGCTGGCGGGATTTGCGCCGGACCATCCCCGCTGCCAGTGGTGCCAGGGCTTTGAACTGGGCCATCATCTTTGCGCGCAGGCCTGGGAGGAGCGGTTGCCCGAAGAGCTGCGGGAGGATGTGGGTGAGGAAATTGATTTGGGCCTGTTGATCGGTGCCTTTTTCGCCTCACGGGAGCGG
This is a stretch of genomic DNA from Gammaproteobacteria bacterium. It encodes these proteins:
- a CDS encoding Ni,Fe-hydrogenase III large subunit: MTGGDWLAACLDRLREAGITPAAAEPAGYLAPARCLVLNAADWGGAARVAAAAGWRHAGLWGDPVGGEIAVHACLARRGEYLVLRTRVPLGEPQLASHSPWFPGVDRLERHAHDLLGLVFAGHPDPRRWTRHQAWGENDFPLRPDFPAAGRAPKRAPADSDYPFTPVAGSAVYEIPVGPVHAGIIEPGHFRFQAVGEEVLCLEERLGYVHKGIEKIAVGRDATGLARLAGRVSGDSTVAHAWAACMALERAAGVVPPPRAQVIRAILAERERIANHLGDIGAICNDVGFVFAHMQCARLREAWQRGSQAVFGHRLLMDRVVPGGVFRDLTHQCRQLLLAQCEDLSGELDALLPLLEDYPALEDRLVETGTLSAATARRLGCLGYVAKASGQDLDARRDHGYAPYNRLRVPSPCLQEGDVAARLHIRAVEIRHSLELLRQLLVAPPGGEVACPWPESAGAGAGLGMVEGWRGEIITYVRLDEGGRVARFFPRDPSWFNWPALEALFPGNIVPDFPVCNKSVNGSYSGQDL
- the nuoB gene encoding NADH-quinone oxidoreductase subunit NuoB, with protein sequence MLNILKHIRRSGTVTEAPPRDSELAAPGAEIKRHIDRRFQGSLAIRQVDAGSCNACELEIHALNNPYHDIERFGVHFVASPRHADALLVTGPVSRHMETALRRTWMATPAPKFVIAAGDCACHGGEFGACYACLGAVEQVIPVDVKIPGCPPSPRQLLLGILAALRAG
- the tadA gene encoding tRNA adenosine(34) deaminase TadA, which translates into the protein MAAVDTAADERWMRRALELARRARDEGEVPVGAVVVQDGAVLAEGWNRPIATHDPTAHAEVLALRAAAAALGNYRLPGVTLYVTLEPCPMCAGALVHARVERVVFGARDPKSGAAGGVFDLLQDGRLNHRPMVQGGVLAAACGALLKGFFAARRGGRRL
- a CDS encoding GIY-YIG nuclease family protein; its protein translation is MRGDDRAELTIGRLGRMTLLPGYYLYVGSAFGPGGVQARVRRHARVNKPRRWHIDYLRAAAELLEVWYACGETRREREWVRRLSRWPGIAVPLRGFGASDDPGHSHLFYLENQPSFDAIGQALPDAGEPLLRWLNPPPDAPGRSAPA
- a CDS encoding alpha/beta hydrolase, with protein sequence MRSFAGLLGAGLLATVLAGCATPQVAPAGGQPGTPHLEPHHAVMADGYRLPYSVWRPAGPPRAVVLALHGLNDYRHAYATVGPYLAGRGIVVYAYDQRGFGATEGRGLWHGTDKLVDDMRTLSRLLRRRHPGLPLYLLGESMGAAVLLAAQGDGQATVPADGMILTAPAVWARETMPFYQRYLLWLVAHTFPHRTFTGKGLKVTASDNIDMLRAQGRDPLVIKATRADVLWGLTNLMDRALAAAPKLHLPTLILYGERDEIIPKKPACRLLTDLTSSGNGYWQAVLYPRGYHMLTRDLQAERVLNDIVRWVLAPVKTTPRPAAGRAAAIERFCG
- a CDS encoding DMT family transporter yields the protein MNPRLSVWFMLAALTVMWGSAFMFTKIAVAALPPQQVVAGRLLVAAAVLVLWVTLTGRRWPRSKAVWGALLLIAAIGTVVPFYLISWGQQHIDSAVAGMLMAVMPLVVMVLAHFFVPGEPLHRYRLAGFVLGFAGIVVLTGPPAFSSDGDGWAFVAMLAVLAGAVCYGVSTILSRLRPRCAALESAAISVGLAALFMAPVGGVGFVAGMAAHPPGALAAVVVLGVFGTALPQVIYFRLIAAAGPNFVSYLNYLIPPWAVLMGVVFLGEALAWRDGAALALILAGVGLSRRPPFPDRGPPA
- a CDS encoding YecA family protein translates to MDTPSPLSPRSRRILEQYFAQPCVPGDGKALGFYQIEGYLFSVASAPALVPPSQWLAPLFGDQGPEFDSEAQAEEVVGALLALYNSLIGQVLAEEVSLPEACRLGDDVLAGFAPDHPRCQWCQGFELGHHLCAQAWEERLPEELREDVGEEIDLGLLIGAFFASRERAEALYQAGGEEHAAGFAGLAAGMDRLAPRTLARYAALGRALHQAGCEAREEEARPARSEKIGRNERCVCGSGKKYKKCCGAPAAQ